One window of the Prochlorococcus marinus CUG1438 genome contains the following:
- the bioB gene encoding biotin synthase BioB, with protein MTNLDNHFNSKIRFDWEKEEILEILNMPLIDLMWESQIVHRKFNNYKVQLASLFSVKTGGCEENCSYCSQSIYSASEIKSHPQLQVEEVLARAQTAKKEGADRFCMGWAWREIRDGKSFDAMLKMVSGVRDLGMEACVTAGMLTEEQASRLADAGLTAYNHNLDTSPEHYKNIITTRTYQDRLDTIKRVRNAGINVCCGGIIGLGETNSDRASLLKVLSNMNPHPESVPINSLVAIEGTGLEDNQEIDSIEMIRMIATARILMPKSKIRLSAGREKLSKEAQILCFQCGANSIFYGDELLTTSNPSFQSDRKLLKEVGVSFNKDFETSERTLSSL; from the coding sequence ATGACTAATTTGGATAATCATTTTAATAGTAAAATTAGGTTCGATTGGGAAAAAGAGGAGATATTGGAAATACTTAATATGCCTCTGATTGATTTAATGTGGGAATCACAAATAGTTCATAGAAAATTTAATAACTATAAAGTTCAATTAGCATCATTGTTCAGCGTAAAAACTGGTGGATGCGAGGAAAATTGCTCATACTGTAGCCAATCAATTTATAGTGCTAGCGAAATCAAAAGTCACCCACAGTTACAAGTTGAAGAGGTTTTAGCAAGAGCTCAAACTGCGAAAAAAGAGGGTGCAGATAGATTTTGTATGGGTTGGGCATGGAGAGAGATTAGAGATGGGAAATCTTTTGATGCAATGTTAAAAATGGTTAGCGGTGTAAGAGATTTAGGAATGGAAGCATGCGTTACTGCTGGAATGCTTACAGAAGAACAAGCTTCAAGACTCGCCGATGCAGGTTTGACCGCGTATAACCACAATCTTGATACTAGTCCTGAGCACTATAAAAATATTATTACAACTAGAACTTATCAAGACAGACTAGATACCATCAAAAGAGTAAGGAATGCAGGAATAAATGTTTGTTGTGGAGGAATTATAGGTTTGGGTGAAACCAATAGCGATAGAGCATCTCTTTTGAAAGTGCTTTCAAACATGAATCCGCACCCTGAAAGTGTCCCTATAAATTCATTAGTAGCTATTGAAGGTACTGGTTTAGAAGATAATCAAGAAATCGACTCTATTGAGATGATAAGGATGATAGCTACAGCAAGAATTCTTATGCCTAAAAGCAAAATAAGATTAAGTGCAGGACGAGAAAAGCTATCAAAAGAGGCCCAAATTTTATGTTTTCAATGCGGGGCAAATTCAATTTTTTACGGAGATGAGTTACTCACAACTTCTAATCCATCTTTTCAATCAGATAGAAAACTTCTTAAGGAGGTTGGAGTATCATTTAACAAAGATTTTGAGACTTCTGAAAGAACATTATCTTCTCTATGA
- a CDS encoding isoprenyl transferase: MSLGKIIDKTNNDLSRRIDKQKVPEHVAIIMDGNGRWATKRGLPRSFGHNKGVSVLKEIIKASKKLGCKVLTVYAFSTENWTRPTKEVNFLINLFSEVLRNEIEEIHQESIKIKFIGDITPFPKTLKEIIYSSESLTINNSSFLLNVCVNYGGRQEIVKVAKELVLKSSSGEIKPSEVNEELFNSKLLTKGIKDPELLIRTSGEKRISNFLLWQLAYSEIYISDVLWPDFNEFEFLKAIIDYQSRNRRFGGIESLPNESFEDSQFSS; encoded by the coding sequence ATGAGCTTAGGAAAAATAATTGACAAGACAAATAATGACTTATCTAGAAGGATAGATAAGCAGAAAGTTCCAGAACATGTAGCAATAATTATGGACGGGAATGGGAGATGGGCCACCAAAAGAGGTTTACCTCGTTCATTTGGACACAACAAAGGTGTTAGCGTACTAAAAGAGATTATTAAGGCATCTAAAAAGTTAGGTTGTAAGGTACTTACTGTTTATGCTTTTTCGACTGAAAATTGGACACGGCCAACAAAAGAAGTTAACTTTCTCATAAATCTTTTTAGCGAAGTTTTGAGAAACGAAATAGAAGAAATCCATCAAGAATCTATAAAAATTAAATTCATAGGAGATATAACCCCTTTCCCAAAGACTTTAAAAGAAATAATCTACAGTTCAGAATCTCTAACAATTAATAATAGTTCTTTTTTATTAAATGTTTGTGTTAACTACGGAGGAAGACAAGAAATAGTAAAAGTTGCAAAAGAACTAGTATTAAAATCTTCTTCTGGAGAAATAAAACCAAGTGAAGTTAATGAAGAATTATTTAATTCGAAGCTATTAACTAAGGGTATTAAGGATCCAGAATTACTAATAAGAACTAGTGGAGAGAAAAGGATTAGTAATTTTCTTTTATGGCAGTTAGCTTATTCAGAAATTTATATATCTGACGTTCTATGGCCTGACTTCAATGAGTTCGAATTTCTGAAAGCAATAATTGATTACCAATCAAGGAATAGACGTTTCGGCGGTATAGAATCATTACCAAATGAATCTTTTGAAGATTCTCAATTTTCTTCCTAA
- a CDS encoding TIGR00159 family protein: MNFWGFINLKFLLDVLFALGFGLLLFSRVKEQRTLWLLRGYLFLVSTAWFIQRYAYLPLTSKLIDAVVLACSLSLAILWQGELRRLMELLGTGRLAVLLGNPPKEFRATSTTITQLVDTAGKLSQNRRGALIVVDLGSDLRPEDFLYSGTNIEAQLSTDLLINLFATDTPLHDGAVLVKGNKIISAGVILPLSRQGISRYGTRHLAALGITERFDRCICIVVSEETGTLSLANQGKLERPITSSRLQELLVNLIGNQNTIGTSKSALSKNTLSQKTISSDNTISNMNEKDSNKSEIIINKKD; this comes from the coding sequence GTGAATTTCTGGGGGTTTATAAATTTAAAGTTTTTATTAGATGTCTTATTTGCTCTCGGCTTTGGTCTTTTGTTATTTTCTAGAGTAAAAGAACAGAGAACGTTATGGCTCTTGAGGGGATATTTGTTTTTAGTTTCAACCGCCTGGTTCATACAAAGATATGCCTATCTTCCTTTAACATCAAAATTAATTGATGCTGTAGTTCTCGCTTGTTCTCTTTCCTTAGCAATTCTTTGGCAAGGAGAACTACGGAGATTAATGGAATTATTAGGCACTGGTAGGCTAGCTGTATTACTAGGAAATCCACCAAAAGAATTTAGAGCCACTTCAACAACTATTACTCAATTAGTTGATACTGCCGGTAAACTTTCTCAAAACAGGAGAGGGGCATTAATAGTTGTTGATTTGGGCAGTGACTTGAGACCTGAAGATTTTCTATATTCAGGAACAAATATTGAAGCACAATTATCAACTGACCTTCTAATAAATCTTTTTGCAACAGATACCCCATTACATGATGGAGCAGTTCTTGTTAAAGGTAACAAAATAATATCTGCCGGCGTAATACTTCCTCTCTCAAGGCAAGGAATTAGTAGATACGGTACAAGACATTTAGCAGCATTAGGAATTACAGAAAGATTTGACAGGTGTATTTGTATTGTTGTTTCTGAAGAGACAGGTACGTTATCCTTAGCGAACCAAGGAAAACTTGAAAGACCAATTACCAGTAGTAGATTGCAAGAACTTCTTGTGAATTTGATTGGTAATCAAAACACCATAGGAACAAGTAAATCAGCGTTAAGTAAAAATACTTTATCCCAAAAGACAATTTCAAGTGATAATACTATCAGTAATATGAATGAAAAAGATTCCAATAAATCAGAAATCATTATTAACAAAAAGGATTAA
- the rimI gene encoding ribosomal protein S18-alanine N-acetyltransferase, with protein sequence MISIKQINEKDVDLCYELDSNTISLWNKKQWANEFKKEGTKVFGLSFGNQLVGICVLQVVLDEAQINYFSVLNDFRNKGFGSDLMSYLIELCEKINVKKLILEVSKSNFSAEKFYSRFDFFTVGIRKNYYRDGSDALLKEKKLTAKGFINTYCADNQNA encoded by the coding sequence ATGATATCTATTAAACAAATAAATGAGAAAGATGTTGACTTATGTTATGAATTAGATTCAAATACGATTTCATTGTGGAACAAAAAACAATGGGCTAACGAATTTAAAAAAGAGGGTACAAAAGTCTTTGGATTGTCATTTGGAAATCAATTAGTAGGAATTTGTGTTCTTCAAGTTGTTCTGGATGAGGCACAAATTAATTATTTTTCAGTATTGAATGATTTTAGAAATAAAGGTTTTGGATCTGATCTTATGAGCTACTTAATAGAGTTATGCGAAAAAATAAATGTAAAAAAATTAATATTAGAAGTCTCTAAGAGCAATTTTTCTGCTGAAAAATTTTATAGTCGGTTTGATTTTTTTACCGTGGGAATAAGAAAAAATTATTATAGAGATGGTTCAGATGCTCTTTTAAAAGAAAAAAAATTAACAGCAAAAGGATTTATAAATACATATTGTGCGGATAACCAGAATGCTTGA
- a CDS encoding photosystem II reaction center PsbP family protein, with the protein MKNIKFNPFKYLFLIFLCLTLSACSGGLNAGLEAYQSSDGRYAFLYPTGWTRVKVDGGPEIIYHDLINSNETLSLVISDVNKEVQLEQLGSPSEVGQTLIDKVIAPKGSGREVKLINANKREASNHIFYDLEYELNLNEQARHELATVVIDRGTLYTFAVGTNEERWNKVDGMFSNVIESFNFLI; encoded by the coding sequence ATGAAAAATATTAAATTTAACCCTTTCAAATATTTATTTTTGATTTTTTTGTGTTTAACACTGAGTGCTTGTAGTGGCGGACTTAATGCGGGATTAGAAGCTTATCAAAGTTCAGATGGAAGATATGCCTTTTTGTATCCAACAGGATGGACTAGAGTAAAAGTCGATGGAGGACCTGAAATTATTTATCATGATCTAATAAATAGTAATGAAACCTTAAGTTTAGTTATTTCTGATGTAAATAAAGAGGTTCAATTAGAGCAATTAGGAAGTCCAAGTGAAGTAGGTCAAACATTAATCGATAAAGTCATTGCTCCGAAGGGTTCAGGTAGAGAAGTGAAACTTATAAATGCCAATAAGAGGGAGGCATCCAATCATATTTTCTATGATTTAGAATATGAATTAAATTTAAATGAACAGGCCAGACACGAATTGGCTACTGTCGTAATTGATAGAGGAACACTTTACACTTTCGCTGTGGGAACAAATGAAGAGAGATGGAATAAAGTTGACGGTATGTTTAGTAATGTAATTGAATCATTTAACTTTTTAATATAG
- the lysA gene encoding diaminopimelate decarboxylase, producing the protein MEEKKSFLKNKIDSKSPNKNIVPITTSIGSDGKLSVGGCSIEELVKKYDSPLYILDEITLRNSCRAYKKALEKYYPGNSLPIYASKANSSIFMSNLVSSEGLGLDAVSEGELLTALKGGVPNEKIVFHGNNKSDKEIEFAVKNNIKVIVDNDYDLKRLEEISNSLNHQLEIMIRFTPGIECHTHEYIRTGSFDSKFGFGIEYLNVLFASIKDAKHLKLKGLHAHIGSQIFELEPHEDLGEIMVNVILEARKFGHNIEELNVGGGLGIKYTESDDPPSIDEWVKTISSSVVEACKKNNLDLPTLMCEPGRSIVSTAGITIYKIGAFKKIPGIRTYLSVDGGMSDNPRPITYQSNYSACLVSNPLNINSKNKYTIAGKHCESGDVLFKEIELANCKTGDLICVFGTGAYNNSMSSNYNRIPRPAALLVCDGEAEIIQKRESPLDLLKYDVLPDRFIKQN; encoded by the coding sequence ATGGAAGAAAAAAAATCCTTCTTAAAAAACAAGATAGACTCTAAAAGTCCAAATAAAAATATAGTTCCGATAACTACATCAATTGGAAGTGATGGGAAATTATCAGTTGGTGGATGTTCTATTGAAGAGTTAGTAAAAAAATATGATTCTCCACTTTACATTTTGGATGAAATCACACTAAGAAATTCTTGTAGAGCGTATAAAAAAGCCCTAGAAAAATATTACCCAGGCAATTCACTACCCATATACGCTTCAAAGGCTAATAGTTCTATCTTCATGAGTAATCTTGTTTCCTCAGAAGGTTTAGGACTTGATGCTGTTTCTGAAGGGGAATTATTAACGGCTCTAAAAGGTGGGGTTCCAAATGAAAAAATTGTTTTTCATGGAAACAATAAATCAGATAAAGAAATAGAGTTCGCGGTAAAAAATAATATTAAAGTAATTGTAGATAATGACTATGATTTAAAAAGATTAGAGGAAATTTCAAATTCATTAAATCATCAATTAGAAATAATGATTCGCTTTACTCCTGGCATAGAATGTCACACACATGAGTATATAAGGACAGGATCCTTTGACAGCAAATTTGGTTTTGGAATTGAATATTTGAATGTTTTATTTGCCAGCATCAAAGATGCTAAACATCTAAAGTTAAAAGGATTACATGCTCATATTGGTTCCCAGATTTTTGAATTAGAACCTCATGAGGATCTTGGTGAAATAATGGTAAATGTCATTTTAGAAGCCAGAAAGTTTGGCCACAATATTGAGGAACTTAATGTGGGGGGAGGTTTAGGTATCAAATATACAGAAAGTGATGATCCACCTTCAATTGATGAATGGGTCAAAACAATTTCATCTTCTGTTGTTGAGGCTTGCAAAAAAAACAACTTGGATCTTCCTACTTTAATGTGTGAGCCTGGTAGATCTATAGTATCTACAGCAGGTATTACGATTTACAAAATTGGAGCATTTAAAAAAATTCCTGGGATCAGAACATATTTATCTGTTGATGGCGGGATGAGTGATAATCCAAGACCAATAACATATCAATCAAATTACTCCGCATGTTTAGTAAGTAATCCATTGAATATTAACTCCAAAAATAAATATACTATTGCTGGTAAGCATTGCGAATCAGGAGATGTACTATTTAAAGAAATAGAATTAGCAAATTGCAAAACAGGTGATCTTATCTGTGTTTTTGGAACTGGTGCCTACAATAATTCAATGAGTTCTAATTACAATAGGATTCCTAGACCTGCTGCTCTCTTAGTTTGTGATGGGGAAGCAGAGATTATTCAAAAAAGAGAAAGTCCATTAGATCTATTGAAATATGATGTATTACCGGATCGCTTTATTAAACAAAATTAG
- the recR gene encoding recombination protein RecR, whose protein sequence is MITYTKPLSKLIGHFEKFPGIGPRTAQRLALFILKQPESTIRDFSKALIEAHSNVGRCKKCFNLTSEDECEICKNTERNQKLICVVAETKDLLALERAREFKGVYHVIGGLISPMDSVGPELLEIRSLVERVSKSEIDEIILALPPSVEGDTTSLYIGKLLASFTKVTRIAYGLPMGSELEYVDEVTLARALEGRTKLN, encoded by the coding sequence TTGATTACTTATACCAAACCGCTTTCAAAATTAATTGGTCATTTTGAGAAATTCCCAGGGATTGGTCCAAGAACAGCGCAACGATTAGCCCTGTTTATTTTAAAACAACCTGAAAGTACAATAAGAGATTTTTCAAAGGCTCTTATAGAAGCGCATAGTAATGTTGGTCGTTGCAAAAAATGTTTCAATTTGACTTCAGAAGATGAGTGTGAAATTTGTAAAAATACTGAAAGAAATCAAAAACTAATCTGTGTAGTGGCAGAAACCAAAGATCTGCTTGCTTTGGAGCGCGCCAGAGAATTTAAAGGTGTTTACCACGTTATTGGTGGTTTAATATCCCCAATGGATTCTGTTGGACCCGAACTCTTAGAGATAAGAAGCTTGGTAGAGAGAGTTAGTAAGTCTGAAATAGATGAGATCATATTGGCATTGCCCCCCAGTGTTGAGGGAGATACAACAAGTCTTTATATTGGGAAATTGTTAGCCTCTTTTACTAAAGTTACGAGGATTGCATATGGCCTCCCAATGGGTAGTGAACTTGAATATGTGGATGAAGTTACACTTGCAAGGGCGTTAGAGGGAAGAACAAAACTAAATTAG
- a CDS encoding rhodanese-related sulfurtransferase: MKGKNYKIVSLYSFFPFQENFILDLKNKLLEIENDNDLSGLLIFAGEGINGTICAEKNVIDIVINLLSKYTDNRNLNIKVNFSKKKVFKKLKIKIKKEIVTMGINGINPSQDNGTYIDSTDWNKLIKNKNTIVIDTRNHYEVSIGTFQNSINPNTRNFSEFPGWVDDHLDNYLENKQSTNIAMFCTGGIRCEKATSLLKKKGYKNIYHLQGGILQYLDDIPKEENLFEGECYVFDKRVALDQELEKGSYSICHACGMPVSILDQERKEYRKGIQCHFCIDQFSDDDRKRFEERQKQIDRLKVENHKIYKD; this comes from the coding sequence ATGAAAGGCAAAAATTATAAAATAGTTTCTCTTTATTCTTTTTTTCCATTTCAAGAAAATTTTATTCTTGATCTCAAAAATAAATTATTAGAAATCGAAAATGATAACGATCTTTCAGGATTATTAATTTTTGCAGGTGAGGGTATTAATGGAACTATTTGTGCTGAGAAAAATGTGATTGATATAGTTATCAATTTACTTAGCAAATATACAGATAATAGAAATTTGAATATCAAAGTAAACTTTTCAAAAAAAAAGGTATTCAAAAAATTAAAAATAAAAATCAAAAAAGAAATAGTTACGATGGGCATCAATGGAATAAACCCTTCACAAGATAATGGGACTTATATTGATTCAACTGATTGGAATAAGTTAATTAAAAATAAAAATACAATTGTCATTGATACTAGAAATCATTACGAAGTTTCTATAGGAACATTTCAGAATTCTATAAATCCAAATACAAGAAACTTTAGTGAATTCCCCGGATGGGTTGATGATCATTTAGATAATTATTTAGAAAATAAACAATCTACAAATATAGCAATGTTTTGTACTGGAGGTATCAGATGTGAAAAAGCTACTAGTTTGTTGAAAAAGAAAGGTTATAAAAATATTTATCATCTTCAAGGGGGCATCCTTCAATACCTTGATGATATACCAAAAGAAGAAAACTTATTTGAAGGTGAATGTTATGTTTTTGATAAAAGAGTTGCTTTAGATCAAGAATTAGAAAAAGGCTCCTACTCAATTTGTCATGCATGCGGAATGCCAGTTTCAATTCTAGATCAAGAAAGAAAAGAATATAGAAAGGGTATCCAATGTCATTTCTGCATAGACCAATTTAGTGATGATGATAGAAAAAGATTTGAAGAAAGACAAAAACAAATTGATAGATTAAAAGTGGAAAATCATAAAATCTATAAGGACTAA
- the lipA gene encoding lipoyl synthase → MRDNNLIKKEKILRLPSWIKFPISKASESEKIQTLIKKSNIHTICEEARCPNRAECYASGTATFLLGGSICSRSCAFCQVNKGRPSSINIDECTQVAEAVKVLNLKYVVLTSVARDDLPDHGANLFISTIDEIRKIDSTIKIEVLTPDLWGGGKNFYETNNLQTERLKMILEKDPICFNHNLETVERLQKEVRRGANYKKSLTLLKKSKDIAPHIQTKSGIMLGLGETLDEIKNTIYDLKKIDCDQITIGQYLRPSLNHLAVEKYWDPSEFEYLYRFSKELGFKKVSSGPLVRSSYHAG, encoded by the coding sequence ATGAGAGACAATAATCTAATCAAGAAAGAAAAAATCTTAAGACTTCCCTCTTGGATTAAATTTCCTATTAGTAAAGCTTCAGAATCCGAAAAAATACAAACGCTCATCAAAAAATCAAATATTCATACTATTTGTGAAGAAGCAAGATGTCCAAATAGAGCAGAATGTTATGCCTCAGGAACAGCCACTTTCTTACTGGGCGGATCGATATGTTCTCGTTCATGTGCTTTTTGTCAGGTAAATAAAGGTAGACCTAGTTCTATCAATATTGATGAATGTACTCAAGTCGCTGAAGCAGTGAAAGTACTAAATTTGAAATATGTTGTTTTGACATCTGTAGCTAGAGACGATCTCCCTGATCATGGTGCAAATTTATTTATATCAACAATTGATGAGATTAGAAAAATTGATTCAACAATAAAAATAGAGGTTTTAACTCCTGATTTATGGGGTGGAGGCAAAAATTTTTATGAAACTAATAACCTTCAGACTGAGAGATTGAAGATGATTTTAGAAAAAGATCCAATATGCTTTAATCATAATCTTGAAACTGTTGAAAGACTTCAAAAAGAAGTTAGAAGGGGTGCGAATTACAAAAAATCCCTTACCTTGCTAAAAAAGTCAAAAGATATTGCTCCTCATATTCAAACCAAATCAGGCATTATGTTAGGTCTTGGGGAAACATTGGATGAAATAAAAAATACAATTTATGATCTTAAAAAAATAGATTGTGATCAAATTACAATTGGCCAATATTTAAGGCCCTCATTAAATCATTTGGCAGTTGAGAAATATTGGGATCCATCAGAGTTTGAATATTTATATCGCTTCTCTAAGGAATTAGGATTCAAAAAAGTATCTTCTGGCCCATTAGTTAGAAGTAGTTATCATGCGGGTTAA